Genomic window (Streptomyces yatensis):
GGTGCGTACGGCGGACACCGGTACGCCATCCGCTCCCACCCCCACGACCCCACCCGTACCGTTGCAACGGGCCACCGCCGGCGGGATGCCGATGGCGGCCGAACCCGCACCGGCGGCCGGGCCCGTGGTGCCGCTCGTGGCACAGCGATCGGTGCCGCTGTTCTCGGGCGCGTACGACATGCCCGACCGGCCAGGCGGCTCCGGTCCGGTGCCCGCCGCCGAGCCACCCGTCGTGCCGGTGCGCTGGTCCGCTGCCGGTGGCCCGGCCCGCACGAGTCCGGGGGCGACGGCAGCGGGCGGGACGTCGGCCACGAATCCCCCGACGACACCCACGGCCCAGCGGTCGGCGGCGCCCACGGCCCAGCGGTCGGCGGCGCCCACGGCCGCCGCTCCCCCGCCCCCGGCCACCGGGCACCGCCCCACCGCGCCGACACCGGCCACCGCCCCGACGGCCCCGGCCCGTCCGCCGGTCGACGCCGGTTCGGTGGCGGTGGCCGCCGGGGTGGCGCAGCGCATGGCGGACGGCTCCGTGGTGTTCCCGCCCTCGCGCGTTCCGTCCGTGCCGCCCGCCCCGTCCGCACCGCGGATACAGCGGCGGGCGCGGTTCCTCCCGCCCGTGCAGCGCGATGCCATGAGCCCGGATCCTCCCGACGCCCCGGCCCCTGACCCGCCCGCTCCGCCCGACCTGTCCGCCGAGCCACCGTCCGCCCCGCCGCCCGCCGTGCCACCGGCGGCAGGCCCGCCCTTCGAGTCCGCTCCCGAGCCGTCCCCCGCAGGCGCGCCCCATGACGGCACACCGGGAGAACCGGGGGGACACGGTGGCAAGGGCGGGGCGCCCAAGGTGGACGACGAGCTGGTCCGTGCGCTGTACGGCCCGCTGAGCCGGCTGCTGAAGGCGGAGTTGCGGCTGGAGCGCGAACGGGCCGGACATCTGATCAACACCAGGCACTGACAAGTGCGGAGAGAAGGGACACGGCATGCCCGTTACCGATGACCCGGCGGTCAGCGTCTGTTTCGTCGTCACGGTCGACGGCATCGAGCTCGGCTCGTTCAACACCTGTGAGGGCCTCGGCTGCGAGGTGGTGCTGGAACTGCGCGAGGAGGGTGGCAACAACAGCCATCTGTGGCAGCTGCCCACCCGGCTGAAGTACCCCAACATCAAGCTGTCCCGGCCACTGACCCGTGACACCGAGAAGGTGGCCAAGTGGTTCGCGAGCATGACCACCGGGATCGCCCGCCGCACCGCGCATATCGAGGCGCGGACGGGCGACGGGCACAAGGTGGCGCAGTGGGGTCTGCTCGAGGTGGTGCCGGTGCGCTGGACCGGACCGTCGTTCAACCCGGAGTCGCCCAAGGTGGCCATGGAGACCATCGAGATCGCCCACCACGGCTATGTGATGGAGGGCTGACCCATGAGCTCACCCGTGGCGTTCAGCGCGGCGGGCGGCGGGGCCGCCGCGGGCAGGACAGGTGGCGGGGCCCGGCCCAAGCTGGAGCACGCCTATCTGGAGCTGCGCACCCCGCCACCGGGTGGTGGTCTCACGCCTGGTGGGCCGTGCGGGCGGATCGACTTCCAGTTCAACCCCAAGGAGCTGAGCCTGACCAAGGCGGCGGCCTGGAAGCGCACCCCGGCCAAGGGGGCGAAGAGCGCGGGGCCGCCCGAGTATCAGGGGCCGCAGCCCAGCAAGCTGACCGTCGAGATG
Coding sequences:
- a CDS encoding phage tail protein, translated to MPVTDDPAVSVCFVVTVDGIELGSFNTCEGLGCEVVLELREEGGNNSHLWQLPTRLKYPNIKLSRPLTRDTEKVAKWFASMTTGIARRTAHIEARTGDGHKVAQWGLLEVVPVRWTGPSFNPESPKVAMETIEIAHHGYVMEG